A genomic stretch from Telopea speciosissima isolate NSW1024214 ecotype Mountain lineage chromosome 7, Tspe_v1, whole genome shotgun sequence includes:
- the LOC122670118 gene encoding oleoyl-acyl carrier protein thioesterase 1, chloroplastic-like encodes MMSLKGCNSVDQLKSLSQWQSVSGPKAMARRGIPIVSCCSSSLTFPQLRTSDLGVLEWTNGSVGAVSNRPINGSASLVEQLQLGSLAEDGRSYKEKFIVRCYEVGINKTATIDAIANLLQETACNQVQSIGFSTDGMGTTNTMRKLDLIWVTSRMHIEVYKYPAWGDIIEIETWFEGGIVGTRRDFVMKDANGTLIGRATSKWVAMNKHTRRLSKVTAEVLEEIQDFSPLTPRLAFPEEDTSSLKKIPKLKEPAQYSRLGLKARRADLDMNQHVNNVTYIGWLLESMPQEIIDTHELQKVTLDYRRECQHDDVVDSLTSMELIEDAEAIAELNGTNGSAIEWKNKDDCRQFLHFLRLPGGGLEINRGRTEWRRKSSR; translated from the exons atgaTGTCTTTGAAGGGATGTAATTCAGTGGATCAGCTTAAATCACTGTCTCAATGGCAATCTGTCTCCGGTCCCAAAGCAATGGCTCGTCGTGGAATTCCCATCGTTTCCTGCTGTTCTTCCTCTTTAACCTTTCCACAGCTACGAACTTCCGATCTTGGTGTCTTGGAATGGACGAACGGTTCGGTAGGAGCAGTATCGAACAGGCCCATCAATGGGTCAGCAAGCTTGGTGGAGCAGCTTCAGCTTGGAAGTCTGGCTGAAGATGGACGGTCCTATAAAGAGAAATTCATTGTGAGGTGTTACGAAGTTGGGATTAATAAAACTGCTACTATTGATGCCATTGCCAATCTCTTGCAG GAAACTGCATGCAATCAAGTTCAGAGTATAGGGTTCTCCACAGATGGTATGGGAACAACTAACACCATGAGAAAGTTGGATCTTATATGGGTGACTTCTCGAATGCACATTGAAGTTTACAAATACCCAGCATG GGGTGACATTATTGAGATTGAGACATGGTTCGAAGGTGGAATAGTTGGGACAAGACGTGATTTCGTCATGAAAGATGCCAATGGCACACTTATTGGGAGAGCAACCAG CAAATGGGTGGCGATGAACAAACACACAAGACGACTCTCGAAAGTCACTGCTGAAGTGCTGGAAGAAATTCAGGATTTCTCTCCATTAACTCCACG ATTAGCTTTTCCAGAGGAGGATACCAGTAGCCTGAAGAAAATTCCCAAGCTTAAAGAACCTGCACAGTATTCTAGATTAGGGCTTAAG GCTAGAAGAGCTGATTTGGACATGAACCAGCATGTGAACAATGTCACCTACATAGGATGGCTTCTTGAG AGCATGCCACAAGAAATTATTGACACCCATGAACTTCAAAAGGTTACACTGGATTACAGAAGAGAATGCCAACATGATGATGTGGTTGATTCCCTCACTAGTATGGAACTGATAGAGGATGCAGAAGCAATTGCAGAGCTTAATGGGACAAATGGATCTGCAATTGAGTGGAAAAACAAAGACGACTGCCGTCAGTTCTTGCATTTCTTGAGATTGCCCGGTGGTGGACTGGAAATAAATCGGGGTCGCACCGAGTGGAGAAGGAAATCATCAAGATAA